Proteins from a genomic interval of Medicago truncatula cultivar Jemalong A17 chromosome 3, MtrunA17r5.0-ANR, whole genome shotgun sequence:
- the LOC120579652 gene encoding RNA polymerase sigma factor sigD, chloroplastic, which produces MVAKIAEANNVLRRRLRRKPTYNEIAEVLNVNVSTVKLVSERSRQPISLDRSITDQSNLILKEIIPGPVEMIPEKMVERQLMKQGVVKLLNTLDKREEEIVRLYFGLNGETPLSFEEIGKLLKLSRERIRQIHGIALSKLRQNTIVDSLKFYVV; this is translated from the exons ATGGTTGCAAAAATCGCAGAGGCTAACAATGTCTTAAGACGAAGACTAAGGCGGAAGCCGACATATAATGAAATTGCTGAGGTTCTCAATGTGAATGTTTCAACTGTAAAACTTGTTTCTGAAAGGAGCAGACAACCAATTTCATTGGACAGATCTATAACCGATCAGAGCAACTTAATACTGAAG GAGATTATACCAGGACCAGTCGAAATGATTCCAGAGAAGATGGTTGAGAGGCAGCTAATGAAGCAAGGGGTTGTGAAGCTTCTTAACACACTTGacaaaagagaagaagagattgTAAGATTATACTTTGGACTCAATGGAGAGACCCCTTTGTCTTTTGAGGAGATAGGAAAGCTGTTGAAACTATCAAGAGAGAGAATCAGACAGATTCATGGCATTGCATTGTCAAAATTGCGACAAAATACTATTGTAGATAGTCTAAAGTTTTATGTTGTttag